In Acropora muricata isolate sample 2 unplaced genomic scaffold, ASM3666990v1 scaffold_747, whole genome shotgun sequence, a genomic segment contains:
- the LOC136907386 gene encoding uncharacterized protein: protein MKCRMCGKAAETQAHVLAGCGALAQSKYMTRHNAALKVIFYELLKDLDLDLVTSIPPWYSQNTPKQLYENEKGKALWDVPLYAEYAEVRNRIDCTVIDKKNKKVVLLEMSCPWVSNREIKCAEKTSKYVPLRYELKRRYPGYKTEQHNLIIDALGGSSRIVKESLRQLVGSGRCNSVLRNMQKAVISSSLNIARTFKVLSD, encoded by the coding sequence ATGAAATGTCGCATGTGTGGTAAGGCCGCTGAAACGCAAGCGCACGTGCTAGCTGGGTGTGGTGCGTTAGCCCAGTCAAAATACATGACGCGACACAACGCAGCACTCAAGGTAATTTTCTACGAGCTTTTGAAAGACCTAGACCTAGACCTAGTGACATCTATACCACCATGGTATTCTCAGAATACGCCGAAGCAGCTCTACGAGAACGAGAAAGGAAAGGCACTCTGGGACGTACCACTGTATGCAGAATACGCGGAGGTGAGAAACAGGATAGACTGTACTGTTATAGACAAGAAGAATAAGAAAGTGGTGCTACTAGAAATGAGCTGTCCATGGGTTAGTAACAGAGAGATCAAGTGTGCAGAGAAGACGAGTAAGTACGTTCCGCTGCGGTACGAACTAAAAAGGAGATACCCAGGGTACAAGACTGAGCAGCATAATCTCATAATAGACGCGCTAGGAGGGAGCTCGCGAATTGTCAAGGAAAGCTTACGCCAATTGGTTGGAAGTGGCCGATGTAATTCGGTGCTCAGGAACATGCAGAAAGCTGTGATCTCTAGCTCCCTTAACATTGCCAGGACCTTCAAGGTCCTGTCGGACTAA
- the LOC136907344 gene encoding uncharacterized protein, translated as MKRGTLEPEESESAGDSEREVKSLAEGSHYKFLGVMENTKQDDDLSLQIAGKVYLQRLSLIWSSPLSDYNKVQASNQFVMPVLSYLMPTQCWPVVELKRLDREARKVIVENGGKHPLGSTALLYLPRMLGGRGLKSVEREYKQTKIKAVVRLYRNEDPAMEVVRQFEERSEEEGWRSMVKDAKKYASEFGLKLSLVHPQPLITCLMKDEEVPVKKIGVWLKTAAAERDVEELKVEGWQGSLLSERWEDQEVGEE; from the coding sequence ATGAAAAGAGGAACACTGGAACCAGAGGAGTCAGAGAGTGCGGGGGACAGCGAGAGAGAGGTCAAGAGTTTGGCAGAGGGTTCTCATTATAAGTTCCTTGGAGTTATGGAAAACACTAAACAGGATGACGACCTTAGTCTCCAGATCGCAGGCAAGGTTTATTTACAACGTCTATCTCTGATATGGTCAAGCCCGCTATCAGATTATAACAAGGTACAGGCGTCAAACCAATTTGTGATGCCAGTTTTGAGCTACCTGATGCCCACCCAGTGCTGGCCCGTTGTGGAACTGAAGAGATTGGACAGAGAGGCAAGGAAGGTTATCGTGGAGAACGGAGGTAAGCACCCTCTTGGGTCTACAGCCCTATTATATCTGCCTAGGATGCTTGGAGGACGAGGCCTCAAGAGCGTTGAAAGAGAGTACAAGCAGACTAAGATCAAGGCGGTTGTAAGACTGTATCGGAATGAAGATCCTGCAATGGAGGTAGTAAGGCAGTTTGAGGAGAGATCAGAAGAGGAGGGATGGCGATCAATGGTGAAGGATGCCAAGAAATATGCATCTGAGTTTGGGCTCAAACTATCTCTGGTGCATCCCCAACCATTGATCACATGTCTAATGAAAGATGAGGAAGTACCTGTGAAGAAAATTGGGGTGTGGTTGAAGACAGCTGCTGCAGAAAGGGATGTAGAGGAACTGAAGGTAGAGGGGTGGCAAGGAAGTTTGCTAAGTGAGAGGTGGGAGGATCAAGAGGTTGGAGAGGAA